In a single window of the Nicotiana tomentosiformis chromosome 8, ASM39032v3, whole genome shotgun sequence genome:
- the LOC138897425 gene encoding uncharacterized protein codes for MEFTRLSQYAILMLPTMESRVRRFMQDLSPLVINEAATAALNSDMNYGKMVAFSQATENQASPDVVTCILDVQSHDVYALIDPGSTLSYVTPYVVMEFGIEPEQLPELFYVSTLVGKSIVAAWVYRGCVVTVRGQDIVANLIELGMVDFDVIVGMDWVYSCFAKLDCRTRTVRIPPEREIDFGIDVMPGTQPISIPKYRMAPAELKELKEQLKDLLEKGFIPPSVSPWGTLVLFVRKKVDH; via the exons atggagttcacgCGTTTGTCTCaatatgccattctcatgttgcctactatggagtctagagtgcgccggtttatGCAGgaccttagccccttggttatcaatgaggccgctacagctgccttgaattcagatatgaactatgggaagatggtagcattttctcaagctacagagaacc aggcttctccagatgttgtcacatgtatactggatgtccaatctcatgatgtatatgctcttattgatcccggttccactttatcctatgttaccccttatgttgttatggaatttgggatagaaccggaacaacttcctGAGCTGTTCtatgtatctactctggttggcaagtctattgtggccgcatgggtttataggggttgtgttgtcacggtacgTGGTCAGGACATCGTGgccaatctcattgaattggggatggtcgattttgatgtaattgtgGGAATGGATTGGGTTTATTCATGCTTTGCCAAGctcgattgccgaactagaactgtgag gATTCCGCCAgaaagggagattgattttgggattgatgtgatgccaggcacacagcctatatctattccgaaatacaggatggcaccagcagaattgaaggagctaaaggaacaattgaaggatttgttagagaagggtttcatcccaCCGAGTGTGTCACCGTGGGGCACACtagttctctttgtgaggaagaaagtggatcactga